One genomic region from Pan troglodytes isolate AG18354 chromosome 14, NHGRI_mPanTro3-v2.0_pri, whole genome shotgun sequence encodes:
- the CFAP97D2 gene encoding uncharacterized protein CFAP97D2 has protein sequence MHGAPRLTFPCASEYLWHAREKAYQDHRRKVQSAQPLVDTRTPLTFHHLHLKLKRLKLEEERLSVIERDNRLLLEKVASVMRTRGQTDSKNNSKHRR, from the exons ATGCACGGAGCCCCCCGGCTGACCTTTCCCTGTGCCAGTGAGTACCTGTGGCATGCAAGGGAGAAAGCCTATCAGGACCACAGGAGAAAG GTCCAGAGCGCCCAGCCGCTGGTAGACACCCGCACCCCGCTGACGTTCCACCATCTCCACCTgaaactcaagaggctgaag CTGGAGGAGGAACGGCTCTCCGTCATCGAGAGGGACAACCGCCTGCTCCTGGAGAAGGTGGCCTCTGTCATGAGGACCAGGGGACAGACTGACAGCAAAAACAACTCCAAGCACAGGAGGTAA